The Bos taurus isolate L1 Dominette 01449 registration number 42190680 breed Hereford chromosome 18, ARS-UCD2.0, whole genome shotgun sequence genome has a window encoding:
- the LOC785907 gene encoding orphan sodium- and chloride-dependent neurotransmitter transporter NTT5-like isoform X5 — MAVPLPVSSEWRRQLYPGVLLHAPLFRGSPHVHGDDHGEMSARGQHPGLEAACPLAGRHRLRQHTGVHLGELVQQHYHHLEPLLPKQLLSLPPAVGQVPTDLSCLQTVTHQYFWYHTTLNASNHIEEEVETLVLNLTLGIFTVWFLLFLIMMVGLKISMQTLIFSVFLPYIILLCFLIRCLFLEGATTSLRRMVTTEFSAWASLDLWRQAGGHVLYSLGLGMGTIILFSYKSGGDNYAQVASLVILVNLVTSLLTTSIIFIVLGFWTTTSGHACIKQSISKLMQLIDEGVLPQNAKPPKDILLLPTLDYIKWINSLPGHLRQKVIHLSPSCSIKVQKEMFMEGPGLALAAFSQVVSLFPGSSFWAILFFMALLIIGLSNLMRLLEGIVFPLQNSISIFRNYPRILSAIVCLGGFLGSLVFTSRAGSYIMYLFDDLLVPLTLIITVVFQNMALAWIYGAGRFREEMFSEMGRPLWPFSSFLWCYVTLPGLLALLTICLMQLYQGTHLYYTAWNTSGSQEVKHLYPRNSLGWVIFLSILTFLPIPVHPLHQWWSLQDYVAPDPFGKLMSKKTPMLSSMSSQRPKHHSVKSPERTSNASTRGLSMSLLRSLKPESGCLSQDSEKYEGSSWFSLPLVTSLSSSLTIRSASLRVSRQVSPASINTDSSYKGGETKEESPKETSVH; from the exons ATGGCGGTTCCCTTACCTGTGTCATCTGAATGGAGGAG GCAGCTTTATCCTGGTGTACTTCTTCATGCTCCTCTTTTTCGGGGTTCCCCTCATGTACATGGAGATGATCATGGGGAAATGTCTGCGCGTGGACAACATCCGGGTCTGGAAGCAGCTTGTCCCCTGGCTGGGCGGCATAGGCTACGCCAGCATACTG GTGTGCATCTTGGTGAGCTTGTACAACAGCATTATCATCACCTGGAGCCTCTCCTACCTAAGCAACTCCTTTCGTTACCCCCTGCCGTGGGACAAGTGCCCACTG ACCTTTCTTGCCttcagactgtaacccaccagtacTTCTGGTACCACACCACTCTGAACGCCTCAAACCACATTGAAGAAGAGGTCGAGACCCTCGTCCTGAATCTCACCCTGGGCATCTTCACAGTCTGGTTCCTCCTCTTCTTAATCATGATGGTAGGGCTAAAGATTTCAATGCAG ACGCTGATTTTCTCAGTATTCCTTCCCTACATCAtcctcctctgcttcctcatccGATGTCTCTTCTTGGAAGGTGCAACCACCAGCCTCAGACGTATGGTGACCACAGAG TTCTCTGCCTGGGCCTCGCTGGACCTGTGGCGTCAAGCAGGAGGCCACGTGCTCTATTCCCTGGGCCTGGGCATGGGCACCATCATCTTATTCTCCTACAAGTCTGGAGGTGACAACTATGCCCAGGTGGCCTCTTTGGTGATCCTGGTCAACTTGGTGACTTCACTGCTGACTACGTCCATCATCTTTATAGTGCTGGGGTTCTGGACCACCACCAGCGGGCATGCCTGTATCAAGCA GAGCATCTCAAAGCTGATGCAGCTGATAGACGAGGGGGTGCTGCCTCAGAATGCCAAGCCCCCCAAAGACATCCTGCTGCTGCCCACCCTGGACTACATAAAATGGATCAACAGTCTCCCGGGCCATCTCCGGCAAAAGGTCATCCACTTATCCCCATCCTGCAGCATCAAGGTGCAGAAGGAAATG TTCATGGAGGGCCCGGGCCTGGCACTCGCAGCCTTCTCCCAAGTCGTCTCGTTGTTCCCTGGCTCCTCTTTCTGGGCCATCCTCTTCTTCATGGCTCTGCTCATCATAGGCTTGAGCAACTTGATGAGGCTCTTGGAAGGCATTGTCTTTCCCCTCCAGAACTCCATCTCCATCTTCAGGAATTATCCCAGGATACTCTCAG CGATCGTCTGCTTGGGAGGTTTTCTGGGCAGCCTCGTCTTCACCAGTCGTGCTGGCAGCTACATAATGTACTTGTTTGATGACCTCCTGGTCCCACTGACCCTCATCATCACCGTGGTCTTCCAGAACATGGCCCTGGCTTGGATCTACGGAGCTGGGAG GTTCAGGGAAGAAATGTTCAGTGAGATGGGCCGCCCTCTGTGGCCCTTCTCCTCATTCCTGTGGTGCTACGTGACCTTGCCAGGGCTGCTGGCCCTCCTCACCATCTGCCTCATGCAGCTCTACCAGGGGACACACCTCTACTACACTGCCTGGAATACCAGTGGG AGCCAGGAAGTGAAACACCTCTACCCGCGGAACAGCCTGGGCTGGGTCATCTTCCTCAGCATCCTCACCTTCCTGCCGATTCCAGTCCACCCACTCCACCAGTGGTGGTCCCTCCAGGACTACGTTGCCCCGGATCCCTTTGGAAAGCTAATGTCTAAAAAGACACCCATGCTGTCCTCCATGTCCTCACAGAGGCCGAAGCACCACTCGGTGAAGTCCCCGGAGAGAACCAGCAACGCCTCAACCAGAGGGTTAAGTATGTCCTTACTCAGGTCGCTGAAACCCGAGTCAGGGTGTCTCAGCCAGGACTCAGAGAAGTATGAGGGCTCCTCCTGGTTCAGCCTGCCTCTAGTGACCTCCCTGTCGTCTTCCTTGACCATAAGGAGTGCCAGCCTCCGTGTCTCAAGGCAGGTGAGCCCAGCCTCGATAAACACAGACAGCAGCTACAAGGGCGGGGAGACCAAGGAAGAAAGCCCAAAAGAGACATCTGTTCACTAA
- the LOC785907 gene encoding orphan sodium- and chloride-dependent neurotransmitter transporter NTT5-like isoform X7, which translates to MESLEEISEEESPKERHTSSTPSWKLTAKEILATKTQNYFAQTKRAENILIQIAFSIGLSSIWRFPYLCHLNGGGSFILVYFFMLLFFGVPLMYMEMIMGKCLRVDNIRVWKQLVPWLGGIGYASILVCILVSLYNSIIITWSLSYLSNSFRYPLPWDKCPLVRNINVTDLSCLQTVTHQYFWYHTTLNASNHIEEEVETLVLNLTLGIFTVWFLLFLIMMVGLKISMQTLIFSVFLPYIILLCFLIRCLFLEGATTSLRRMVTTEFSAWASLDLWRQAGGHVLYSLGLGMGTIILFSYKSGGDNYAQVASLVILVNLVTSLLTTSIIFIVLGFWTTTSGHACIKQSISKLMQLIDEGVLPQNAKPPKDILLLPTLDYIKWINSLPGHLRQKVIHLSPSCSIKVQKEMFMEGPGLALAAFSQVVSLFPGSSFWAILFFMALLIIGLSNLMRLLEGIVFPLQNSISIFRNYPRILSAIVCLGGFLGSLVFTSRAGSYIMYLFDDLLVPLTLIITVVFQNMALAWIYGAGRARK; encoded by the exons ATGGAGTCCCTTGAAGAAATATCAGAGGAAGAATCCCCCAAAGAACGCCACACTTCCTCAACACCGTCCTGGAAGCTCACAGCCAAGGAGATTCTGGCCACCAAGACCCAAAACTACTTTGCTCAGACTAAAAGAGCTGAGAACATCTTGATCCagattgccttctccattggtcTAAGCAGCATATGGCGGTTCCCTTACCTGTGTCATCTGAATGGAGGAG GCAGCTTTATCCTGGTGTACTTCTTCATGCTCCTCTTTTTCGGGGTTCCCCTCATGTACATGGAGATGATCATGGGGAAATGTCTGCGCGTGGACAACATCCGGGTCTGGAAGCAGCTTGTCCCCTGGCTGGGCGGCATAGGCTACGCCAGCATACTG GTGTGCATCTTGGTGAGCTTGTACAACAGCATTATCATCACCTGGAGCCTCTCCTACCTAAGCAACTCCTTTCGTTACCCCCTGCCGTGGGACAAGTGCCCACTGGTGAGGAACATCAATGTCACCg ACCTTTCTTGCCttcagactgtaacccaccagtacTTCTGGTACCACACCACTCTGAACGCCTCAAACCACATTGAAGAAGAGGTCGAGACCCTCGTCCTGAATCTCACCCTGGGCATCTTCACAGTCTGGTTCCTCCTCTTCTTAATCATGATGGTAGGGCTAAAGATTTCAATGCAG ACGCTGATTTTCTCAGTATTCCTTCCCTACATCAtcctcctctgcttcctcatccGATGTCTCTTCTTGGAAGGTGCAACCACCAGCCTCAGACGTATGGTGACCACAGAG TTCTCTGCCTGGGCCTCGCTGGACCTGTGGCGTCAAGCAGGAGGCCACGTGCTCTATTCCCTGGGCCTGGGCATGGGCACCATCATCTTATTCTCCTACAAGTCTGGAGGTGACAACTATGCCCAGGTGGCCTCTTTGGTGATCCTGGTCAACTTGGTGACTTCACTGCTGACTACGTCCATCATCTTTATAGTGCTGGGGTTCTGGACCACCACCAGCGGGCATGCCTGTATCAAGCA GAGCATCTCAAAGCTGATGCAGCTGATAGACGAGGGGGTGCTGCCTCAGAATGCCAAGCCCCCCAAAGACATCCTGCTGCTGCCCACCCTGGACTACATAAAATGGATCAACAGTCTCCCGGGCCATCTCCGGCAAAAGGTCATCCACTTATCCCCATCCTGCAGCATCAAGGTGCAGAAGGAAATG TTCATGGAGGGCCCGGGCCTGGCACTCGCAGCCTTCTCCCAAGTCGTCTCGTTGTTCCCTGGCTCCTCTTTCTGGGCCATCCTCTTCTTCATGGCTCTGCTCATCATAGGCTTGAGCAACTTGATGAGGCTCTTGGAAGGCATTGTCTTTCCCCTCCAGAACTCCATCTCCATCTTCAGGAATTATCCCAGGATACTCTCAG CGATCGTCTGCTTGGGAGGTTTTCTGGGCAGCCTCGTCTTCACCAGTCGTGCTGGCAGCTACATAATGTACTTGTTTGATGACCTCCTGGTCCCACTGACCCTCATCATCACCGTGGTCTTCCAGAACATGGCCCTGGCTTGGATCTACGGAGCTGGGAG AGCCAGGAAGTGA